A single window of Thiomicrorhabdus immobilis DNA harbors:
- a CDS encoding HNH endonuclease — protein MAKIRFTPAEVNILRQASALGHKAGWTLSALTPIKRAIKSQKQRWQADICCYCQRDIHSEFNMVLDIEHIIPKHFSLRHMFTMKNLAVACKRCNMQIKNKGTSFLTTQNLPRSPFKSSYYKFVHPNLDRIEAHILREVSQSGRARIVKYRIPLQSAKGKFTYNYFKLKDFELDAADSAQGRRKKRIKNKNVEEAFEKLQQ, from the coding sequence ATGGCAAAGATTAGATTTACCCCTGCTGAAGTAAACATATTAAGGCAAGCCAGTGCACTTGGGCATAAAGCAGGATGGACGCTAAGCGCGCTTACTCCTATCAAACGGGCAATTAAATCGCAAAAACAAAGATGGCAAGCTGATATTTGTTGTTATTGTCAAAGAGATATTCATAGTGAATTCAATATGGTTTTAGATATTGAGCATATAATTCCGAAGCACTTCAGCTTAAGGCATATGTTCACAATGAAAAATCTAGCTGTTGCCTGTAAAAGGTGCAACATGCAGATCAAAAATAAAGGTACAAGCTTTTTAACAACTCAAAACTTACCTCGAAGTCCATTTAAAAGCAGTTATTACAAGTTTGTTCATCCTAATCTTGACAGAATTGAGGCTCATATCCTGAGAGAGGTCTCTCAAAGCGGGCGGGCTAGAATAGTAAAGTATAGAATTCCCCTTCAAAGTGCAAAGGGTAAATTCACATATAACTACTTTAAGCTAAAAGACTTTGAGTTAGATGCAGCTGATTCAGCACAAGGCCGCAGAAAAAAACGAATCAAAAATAAAAATGTAGAAGAGGCTTTTGAAAAGTTACAGCAATAG
- a CDS encoding type IV secretion system DNA-binding domain-containing protein, which translates to MALTRNDTLSQLSAGWLRGRYFLRDLMGQILIFLAVALVMVGYVFYQWYQSIPADQLNYLWWYWKAYIWGIVLVLPEHHVVLQEAGEVIRLQAQQVLRSHQMIEFVDAYNGFFEQDLKAALPWGLGAWTVLAGLFYWGGKRQRDNELLEGVQQIPLSTYHRYLKKHKLKSMIKLGNAFWTKNAEKQHLLIVGDTGAGKSQLLIQLLRYIRKLGDQVVLYDPKGDMVRDFYQPDLDVLYSPFDTRSPIWNVWQDLNTEQALETFAEAVIKESPGKDSFWAKTARMVLVSALKQGRKEGLSFVQSIHKLVSSDLDTLTEWLDGSEVASDFSNSKTAATILSELKSQARALKYLADDKQASQASFAIESFFTECFEKMDSGDRQPMPWLFLPVQKKYKASARPIMAAQIELISNFILSQPTNRHRRIWFIIDELPSLGKLSALPELLAEGRGYGVATVLALQNFSQLLKHYGKDDAHNLAGQCASLVALRTSDPQTADYLSKRFGKQIRKEVQTNQSLSKGKTGSFSQGHSEHIAERAAVSETDLSSLPDLKAFFKANGVPNPVKIDIAITQMEPSNPPHCPIEELRLSDAVDATSGDEDGINETCDPIATDAASTDSSKIVSSQPEAPQPSKPTVITWDI; encoded by the coding sequence ATGGCATTAACTCGAAACGACACATTAAGCCAGCTCTCTGCTGGATGGTTGCGTGGACGCTATTTTTTGAGGGATTTGATGGGCCAGATTTTGATTTTTCTGGCCGTGGCGCTGGTCATGGTTGGCTATGTGTTTTATCAGTGGTATCAGTCAATACCGGCGGACCAATTGAATTATTTGTGGTGGTATTGGAAAGCCTATATTTGGGGCATTGTACTGGTGCTACCTGAACATCATGTTGTGCTTCAGGAGGCTGGAGAGGTCATTAGATTGCAAGCCCAGCAGGTATTGAGATCTCATCAAATGATCGAATTTGTTGATGCTTACAATGGATTTTTTGAACAAGATCTAAAAGCCGCTTTACCTTGGGGGCTTGGTGCTTGGACTGTTTTGGCTGGATTGTTTTACTGGGGAGGGAAAAGGCAGCGAGACAATGAATTGCTGGAAGGTGTGCAGCAGATTCCACTGAGTACCTACCACCGTTATTTGAAGAAGCACAAACTGAAAAGTATGATCAAATTAGGCAATGCATTTTGGACAAAAAATGCTGAAAAACAACACCTGCTAATTGTGGGTGATACCGGAGCAGGTAAGAGCCAATTACTGATTCAACTGCTTCGCTACATTCGCAAGCTGGGGGATCAGGTGGTTCTATACGATCCCAAAGGCGATATGGTGCGTGACTTCTATCAACCGGATTTGGATGTGCTTTATAGCCCCTTTGATACTCGCAGCCCTATATGGAATGTTTGGCAGGACTTAAACACCGAACAGGCACTGGAAACTTTTGCTGAGGCGGTGATTAAAGAATCCCCTGGCAAAGATAGCTTTTGGGCTAAAACCGCCAGAATGGTGTTGGTTTCAGCCTTAAAACAAGGCCGTAAAGAGGGATTGAGTTTTGTGCAGAGCATTCATAAGTTGGTAAGTAGTGATTTAGACACTTTGACTGAATGGTTGGATGGATCAGAGGTCGCCAGTGATTTTTCCAACTCTAAAACTGCCGCAACGATTTTATCTGAACTTAAAAGTCAGGCGCGGGCGTTGAAGTATCTTGCTGATGACAAGCAGGCTTCACAAGCCAGCTTTGCGATTGAATCTTTTTTTACCGAGTGTTTTGAAAAAATGGATTCTGGTGATCGACAGCCGATGCCCTGGTTGTTTTTACCTGTACAGAAAAAGTACAAAGCCTCTGCTAGACCGATTATGGCTGCACAGATTGAGCTGATTTCTAATTTTATCCTTTCACAGCCGACTAATCGTCACCGACGTATTTGGTTCATCATTGATGAGTTGCCGAGTCTGGGTAAATTGTCGGCATTGCCGGAGTTGTTGGCCGAAGGCCGTGGTTATGGTGTGGCAACCGTTTTGGCGCTGCAAAACTTTTCGCAACTACTCAAACACTATGGCAAAGATGATGCGCACAATTTAGCCGGACAGTGCGCCAGTTTGGTAGCGCTGCGCACGTCTGATCCACAAACCGCCGACTATTTGTCTAAACGCTTTGGCAAGCAGATTCGCAAAGAAGTCCAGACCAACCAATCTCTTTCAAAAGGCAAGACTGGTTCATTTAGTCAAGGGCATTCCGAGCATATTGCCGAACGCGCCGCCGTCAGTGAAACCGATCTTTCATCTCTGCCAGACCTAAAAGCGTTCTTTAAAGCTAATGGTGTGCCCAATCCAGTCAAGATTGATATTGCCATTACGCAAATGGAGCCATCAAACCCACCGCATTGCCCGATTGAAGAGCTGAGACTGTCTGATGCGGTCGATGCAACGTCTGGCGATGAGGACGGAATCAATGAAACTTGCGATCCAATCGCCACGGATGCGGCTTCAACCGACTCCTCCAAGATTGTGTCTTCACAACCTGAAGCACCGCAACCATCTAAACCCACCGTGATCACTTGGGATATTTAG
- the mobF gene encoding MobF family relaxase, with protein sequence MMNVTALTSAGGAAGYLTQDNYYLEKGEAAAHFYGQGAEKLGLTEQAVTNENVTALLKGELPDGSQVGKSDNHRPGWDATFSAPKSVSIQALVAGDERIQAAHDQAVKTALDHYENHITTRQRVDGKIERQITGSLVSATFQHQTSRNLDPQLHTHAVVMNVTQGQNGDWRSVSSESLYRMQRELDQVYKTELEARLNQLGYRTEKTEMGFELKSVPELVRAAFSTRATQVEAELAKHNLTRQDSTAAQRQTATLKTRQAKPTEQNRQAMFRSWQQQAKDIGWQPEPRPDNQPTQSLAQPQQALSDRVSHTIAVLTEKDAVISEGAVYRHLNGTDQPAVSKQQLADTLKQLKSEGKLHSREIGSFDRHTRLNITQPAIVTEQGRQLEKQMLSTAERMNQSQTPGWLGKVSPSLEKLALSSGYFKGGAITSPKVAAKQVDVQIALAAQKEHTWTAEQRQAAIGILSHRGNLSQLQGYAGTAKTSSVLASIRDIAKREGYTVVAIAPSHAASQQLQKDINANQALTTSGYIAKMQSGHLQKELNSNKVLVIHDESGLASTQQMKELLVQAEKSGHRLLNSGDRYQKASIGAGSAFGQLTDYKIPTYELTTIFRQKDANLKQAVEHSLPSDPKTQEAMQMLNEKGLIQQIKCPQERINTLASQYTQLTLEQRQKTLLIDPTRKGIDQLNSTIREQLQAKGELPIDQLTLNTLHTQDIAKADLEKGAVGSVFKVRQVVTLNNQALKSQDKALIKGSQWQITALNRGSNTLTVQSMQQPALEKTLAGTELARTHASVSELRDTPLSIGDEVRFTASDQQKGVLTNEAAIVKEIDEKTGELKLSKPNGQTVSLDGKQAHNIDYNYAKTTFSAQGQTAERVLYHAPSTSTNLMNQRDFYVGLSRATTEVTVVTDSKRDLSELIEKSTGEKLTALDKMHAPSRTHEKETDTQSKSDVDKIFTHAEAGSLDDKSVSEFDSKVFSSGCSAQNSSFKEEKSDDLEHD encoded by the coding sequence ATGATGAACGTCACTGCTTTAACCTCCGCCGGTGGCGCGGCGGGGTATTTAACGCAAGATAATTATTATCTTGAAAAAGGCGAGGCCGCTGCCCATTTTTATGGGCAGGGGGCTGAAAAGCTTGGATTAACCGAGCAAGCCGTGACTAATGAAAATGTCACCGCTTTGCTTAAAGGTGAATTGCCGGATGGGTCACAAGTCGGAAAGTCGGATAATCACCGTCCCGGCTGGGATGCGACTTTTTCTGCCCCCAAGTCGGTGTCCATTCAGGCTCTGGTAGCAGGGGATGAGCGCATTCAAGCCGCGCATGACCAAGCCGTGAAAACCGCTTTAGACCATTATGAAAACCACATCACCACCCGTCAACGGGTGGATGGGAAGATTGAGCGTCAGATCACCGGCTCATTGGTCTCCGCTACCTTTCAACATCAAACATCGCGTAATCTTGACCCGCAGCTGCACACCCATGCGGTGGTGATGAATGTCACTCAAGGTCAAAATGGAGATTGGCGATCGGTGTCCAGCGAATCACTATACCGGATGCAGCGCGAGCTGGATCAGGTCTATAAAACCGAACTGGAAGCCCGATTGAACCAGCTGGGTTATCGTACGGAAAAGACCGAGATGGGCTTTGAGCTCAAATCCGTACCGGAATTGGTGAGAGCGGCTTTTTCCACCCGTGCCACACAGGTGGAGGCCGAACTGGCCAAGCACAACCTGACCCGTCAGGATTCGACTGCCGCGCAACGCCAGACGGCAACGCTTAAAACCCGGCAGGCCAAACCTACCGAGCAAAACCGCCAGGCCATGTTTCGTAGTTGGCAGCAGCAGGCCAAAGATATAGGCTGGCAGCCGGAACCTAGACCGGATAATCAACCCACCCAAAGTCTTGCTCAGCCGCAACAGGCTTTATCTGATCGAGTCTCTCATACCATTGCCGTGCTTACTGAAAAAGATGCCGTGATCAGCGAAGGGGCCGTCTATCGTCACCTCAATGGTACCGATCAACCAGCGGTGAGCAAGCAGCAATTGGCCGATACTCTAAAACAGCTCAAATCCGAAGGTAAATTGCACAGCCGTGAGATCGGTTCGTTTGATCGGCATACACGATTGAATATCACCCAACCGGCGATTGTTACCGAGCAAGGCAGACAGTTGGAAAAACAAATGCTTTCCACCGCCGAGCGCATGAACCAGTCTCAAACACCAGGCTGGCTGGGCAAGGTCAGCCCATCACTTGAGAAATTGGCTTTGAGCAGCGGGTATTTTAAAGGTGGGGCCATCACTTCTCCCAAGGTGGCCGCGAAACAGGTGGATGTACAAATCGCGCTTGCCGCGCAAAAAGAGCATACCTGGACAGCTGAACAGCGCCAAGCCGCGATTGGCATTCTCAGTCATCGAGGCAACCTTTCTCAGTTGCAGGGGTATGCGGGTACGGCCAAAACCTCCAGCGTCCTAGCATCCATTCGAGATATTGCCAAACGTGAAGGCTATACGGTGGTGGCTATTGCCCCAAGTCATGCCGCAAGCCAACAACTGCAAAAAGACATTAATGCTAATCAGGCACTGACCACCAGCGGTTATATCGCCAAAATGCAGTCCGGCCATCTTCAAAAGGAATTGAACTCCAATAAAGTCTTGGTGATTCATGATGAATCTGGATTGGCGTCCACCCAGCAGATGAAAGAACTACTTGTCCAAGCTGAGAAAAGCGGCCATCGTCTGCTCAATTCCGGTGATCGCTATCAAAAAGCCAGTATTGGTGCAGGCAGTGCCTTTGGGCAACTGACGGATTATAAGATACCGACTTATGAACTGACCACCATCTTTCGACAAAAGGATGCGAATTTAAAACAGGCCGTGGAACACAGCTTGCCCAGTGATCCTAAAACCCAAGAAGCCATGCAAATGCTGAATGAAAAAGGTTTAATACAGCAAATCAAATGCCCACAAGAGCGCATTAATACTTTGGCCAGTCAATACACTCAGCTTACGTTGGAACAACGCCAGAAGACCCTATTAATTGATCCGACTCGAAAAGGTATCGATCAATTAAATTCGACTATTCGCGAACAACTGCAAGCCAAGGGTGAATTACCAATTGATCAACTCACCTTGAATACGTTGCACACGCAGGACATCGCCAAAGCCGATTTAGAAAAAGGGGCTGTAGGGTCAGTGTTTAAAGTGCGGCAGGTGGTGACCTTGAACAATCAAGCATTGAAGAGCCAAGACAAAGCTTTGATCAAAGGCTCGCAATGGCAAATCACCGCACTTAATCGAGGCAGCAACACCCTCACCGTGCAATCCATGCAGCAACCCGCTCTTGAAAAAACGCTTGCCGGTACAGAACTGGCAAGAACCCATGCCAGTGTTTCTGAACTTAGGGATACGCCACTTTCTATCGGCGATGAAGTGCGTTTTACCGCCAGTGATCAACAAAAAGGTGTTCTAACCAATGAAGCGGCAATAGTTAAAGAAATCGATGAGAAAACCGGCGAGTTGAAACTCTCCAAACCCAATGGGCAAACTGTTTCTCTGGATGGCAAACAAGCCCACAATATCGATTACAACTATGCTAAAACCACGTTTTCCGCTCAAGGACAAACTGCCGAACGGGTGCTATATCATGCCCCAAGCACCAGCACCAATCTGATGAACCAGCGGGATTTTTATGTGGGATTGAGTCGCGCCACCACTGAAGTCACCGTCGTTACCGACTCCAAACGGGATCTGTCGGAACTGATTGAAAAATCGACCGGTGAAAAATTAACCGCACTTGACAAAATGCATGCACCCAGTCGAACGCATGAAAAAGAAACGGACACTCAGTCTAAATCTGATGTGGATAAAATCTTTACACACGCCGAAGCAGGGAGTCTTGACGATAAATCAGTATCCGAATTTGATAGCAAGGTTTTTTCTAGTGGATGTTCAGCTCAAAATTCATCTTTTAAAGAAGAAAAGTCTGATGATTTAGAACACGATTAA
- a CDS encoding putative bifunctional diguanylate cyclase/phosphodiesterase, whose protein sequence is MRHVFSAEGYSKSVLWAFMLIVPFAYVQYHFIQSSSKLLDWVIPVIVASLLGVLFGFLSKQITNHKKERALFKAVVDFSLEFTYVRTVEGEYEYVSPAVYDLTGYTPEDFYRTPNFMDAIIHPNDRGDWSHHVHNVNDDGLPEKVEFRILTKRNEVRWLEHLCGPIHDEQGNVLGIRSINIDITERKLAAESVERLGFYDPLTNLPNRRYLNNYMNDLIENSELTGGAKTFSVFFLDLNRFKYVNDAHGHSIGDALLIEVAKRFKKSCLDSKQAMIARFGGDEFVFVTKHSVTTDSVQECVSYINQLLEVPFRIQGYKLSIGGTAGVAVYPRDGLTPEVLIKNADAAMYKAKSQGLSMAFFSHEMTAHATEMVDLQSRLRGALNKGLIKPYYQPLIDLKTGEIMGVEVLARWVVEDGSIAPSPAVFIPVSEETGLIWALSEAMIAQAGRDIVAWQNDGVQMKYSINVSARQFADDNFCSQAIEQFERLGVDPKTVQIELTESVLLDNIDRSLEKIQELKARGFMIALDDFGTGFASLHYLTLFPFDTLKVDRAFVTNIIEDKRQFSIAKSIINLAHDLDLVVVAEGIETEEQRKVLFDLGCDIGQGYLFSKPVAPSFLTDLIAA, encoded by the coding sequence ATGCGACATGTGTTTTCAGCAGAAGGGTATTCAAAGTCTGTTTTGTGGGCATTTATGTTAATTGTTCCATTCGCTTACGTGCAATATCATTTTATTCAGTCTAGTAGTAAGCTGCTGGATTGGGTCATACCTGTTATTGTCGCCTCTCTACTTGGGGTGTTGTTTGGTTTTTTATCCAAGCAAATCACCAATCATAAAAAAGAGCGGGCTCTGTTTAAAGCGGTGGTGGATTTTTCATTAGAGTTTACCTATGTAAGAACGGTGGAAGGTGAATATGAGTACGTTTCACCAGCCGTTTATGATTTAACGGGTTATACACCGGAAGATTTTTATCGAACGCCTAATTTTATGGATGCAATCATTCATCCTAACGATAGGGGTGATTGGTCTCATCACGTGCATAATGTCAATGATGACGGTTTGCCTGAAAAGGTCGAGTTCAGGATTTTGACGAAACGTAATGAGGTGCGTTGGTTAGAGCACTTGTGCGGGCCTATCCATGATGAGCAAGGCAATGTATTGGGTATTCGTTCGATTAATATCGATATCACCGAACGTAAGCTTGCTGCGGAAAGTGTTGAACGTCTAGGTTTTTATGACCCTTTGACGAACCTTCCTAATAGACGCTATCTAAACAATTATATGAACGACCTGATTGAGAACAGTGAATTGACTGGGGGCGCTAAAACCTTTTCAGTGTTCTTTTTGGATTTGAATCGTTTCAAATATGTGAATGATGCACACGGTCATTCCATTGGTGATGCATTGTTAATCGAGGTGGCTAAACGTTTTAAGAAAAGCTGCCTGGATTCAAAGCAGGCGATGATTGCCCGTTTTGGCGGTGATGAGTTTGTATTTGTGACTAAACATAGTGTGACCACGGATTCTGTGCAAGAGTGTGTGAGTTACATTAATCAGCTTCTTGAAGTGCCGTTTCGCATTCAAGGTTATAAGTTGAGCATTGGTGGTACTGCAGGAGTGGCGGTTTATCCACGAGATGGACTTACTCCTGAAGTACTGATCAAAAACGCCGATGCCGCGATGTATAAAGCCAAAAGCCAAGGGTTGAGCATGGCATTTTTCTCCCATGAAATGACGGCGCATGCTACTGAGATGGTTGATCTTCAAAGTCGTTTGCGTGGAGCCTTGAACAAAGGTTTGATAAAACCGTACTATCAGCCGTTGATTGATTTAAAAACCGGTGAAATCATGGGGGTTGAGGTTCTGGCTAGGTGGGTTGTCGAAGATGGTTCTATTGCGCCTTCACCTGCGGTATTTATTCCGGTTTCTGAAGAAACGGGGTTGATTTGGGCTTTGAGTGAAGCGATGATTGCTCAAGCTGGGCGTGATATTGTTGCATGGCAAAATGACGGCGTGCAGATGAAGTACTCAATCAATGTTTCCGCTCGACAGTTTGCAGACGATAATTTTTGCAGTCAGGCAATCGAGCAGTTTGAACGTTTGGGGGTTGATCCTAAAACGGTACAGATTGAGCTGACCGAAAGTGTTTTATTGGATAATATCGATAGAAGTTTAGAGAAAATCCAAGAGTTGAAGGCTCGCGGTTTTATGATTGCCCTGGATGACTTTGGAACGGGTTTTGCCTCGTTACATTATTTGACCTTATTCCCGTTTGATACCTTGAAAGTAGATCGCGCTTTTGTCACCAATATTATTGAGGATAAACGCCAGTTTTCAATTGCCAAGTCGATTATCAATCTGGCCCATGATTTGGATTTAGTCGTGGTGGCAGAAGGTATTGAAACTGAAGAACAACGCAAGGTATTGTTTGATTTGGGTTGCGATATTGGGCAAGGTTATCTTTTTAGCAAGCCGGTTGCACCGAGCTTTTTAACGGATTTAATTGCCGCGTAA
- the queA gene encoding tRNA preQ1(34) S-adenosylmethionine ribosyltransferase-isomerase QueA, with product MKRQDFYFDLPENLIAQQPAAQRRDSRLLVMSGAETDYALVDGKFPDLLTYLKPKDLLVFNNTKVIPARLFGQKASGGKIELLIERVMDDKTILTHIRSSRSPKPGTVLTIENAFDVEVIGRQDALFIVKVMSDKTALDLVEEHGHMPLPPYIERAQDVEQDKERYQTVYSQKPGAVAAPTAGLHFDNALMEDIKAKGVDIGFVTLHVGAGTFKPVQVDDIAEHVMHSEYLEVEPGLVEQVEQARKNGGRVIAVGTTSVRCLESAANFSPTGHIAPYQGETNIFITPGYQFKEVDVLLTNFHLPESTLIMLVSALAGYERTMAAYQHAVDNQYRFFSYGDAMLVFPQNNSKK from the coding sequence GTGAAACGACAAGACTTCTATTTTGACCTTCCAGAAAACTTAATAGCGCAACAGCCGGCCGCTCAAAGACGTGATAGCCGATTATTGGTGATGTCTGGCGCTGAGACTGACTATGCCCTTGTGGATGGCAAGTTTCCTGATTTACTCACTTATTTAAAGCCGAAAGATTTATTGGTGTTTAACAACACCAAGGTTATTCCTGCACGACTGTTTGGGCAAAAAGCCAGCGGTGGCAAGATTGAGTTGTTAATTGAACGAGTTATGGATGATAAGACCATTCTTACCCATATCCGTTCCAGCCGTTCGCCTAAACCGGGCACTGTTTTAACGATTGAAAATGCTTTTGATGTTGAAGTCATTGGTCGTCAAGACGCTTTGTTTATCGTTAAGGTCATGTCCGATAAAACTGCTTTGGACTTGGTTGAAGAGCATGGTCATATGCCTTTGCCGCCTTATATCGAGCGTGCGCAAGATGTTGAGCAGGATAAAGAACGTTACCAAACGGTTTACTCACAAAAACCGGGTGCGGTAGCCGCACCCACAGCCGGATTGCATTTTGACAACGCTTTGATGGAAGATATCAAAGCCAAAGGGGTGGATATCGGTTTTGTGACTTTACATGTCGGTGCAGGAACCTTTAAACCGGTTCAGGTAGATGATATTGCCGAGCATGTGATGCATTCAGAGTATTTAGAGGTTGAACCAGGCCTGGTGGAACAAGTTGAACAAGCTCGCAAAAACGGCGGACGAGTCATTGCGGTAGGCACGACTTCGGTACGCTGTTTGGAAAGTGCGGCCAACTTCAGCCCGACCGGGCATATTGCACCTTATCAAGGTGAAACCAATATTTTCATTACCCCTGGTTACCAATTTAAAGAAGTGGATGTTTTGTTGACCAATTTCCACTTGCCGGAATCGACCTTAATCATGCTGGTTTCTGCATTAGCCGGTTACGAAAGGACTATGGCGGCCTATCAGCATGCGGTAGATAATCAATATCGTTTTTTCA